CCGGGGAGCACGAAGTTGAACCACAGCGCGTAATCGGCGGTGAACCATGCGGTGAGCAGGTTCTGACCGCCGTTGTGGAAGGCGAGCTTGGCTTGCACGCACGCGGTGTCGTCCGGCAGCCGGGAGAACGCGACCGCGGCGCGGCGCAGTTGCAGCGGATCGGGATTGTCCTCGGCGTCGTAGATGGTGATGATCTCGCCGGTGGCGAATTCGAGTCCGAAGTTGCATGCCTTGGGTTTGGTGCGCGGATCCGACGGCGGCACTTCGAGAATCGTCATGCCGAAATCGGCGCTCATCCCGCGCGCGGCCTCCACTGTCGGTGTGTCGTCGGCCTCGAGCAGCAGCAGTACCTGCAATTTGTCCCCGGGATAGTTCAGGGCTCCGATATTGGTCACCAATTGGGTGATGATGTTCGGCTCGTCGTAGGCCGGGACGAGCACGGTATACGTCGGTAGCCGGGAATCGGGGAAGGCCAGCGCCTCCTCGTCGGAGACGCGGATGATGGTGCGCCCGTCGAGTCCGCGATAGAACAGGATCAGGCGGTCGACGAGCGTCCACACGTAGAAGAAGGTCGACAGGAACGTCAGCGTGATCAGGGTGGGGAGGGGAAAGACGATCGCGCACCCGATCGTGACGACCAGCGCGGCGATCAACACGGCGCGCTGCCAGGGGTAGAGCACCACGGCGGCCGACGCGTCCGGATGTGCTTCGCGCAGACCGTGAATCGCCTTGTGCAGGGCGGCCTCGACCCCGGGGGCGGCGCGACTGTCGTTCTCGCTCACCATTTCTGCACCTCGACCAGTTCCCGGCCCAGGGTCTCGACCAGATCGCGGTCCTTGAACTCCGAGCGCGTATCCGATACCGCCGCCACCCCGCGGAACATCAGCTCCAGGAATTCGCCGACATTGCCGGTCGGGGAGGGCACCGGTTCGGGGAAGTAGGCATCGGGTTCGTGATTGTCGACCGTGACGATGGTGACCCGCTGGATCCGCTTGTCGGCGCGGGCCCATTCGAAACTCAGGTTGGTCCAGGTCAGTAGCAGGTTGTCGTCGACGACGGTGGACATGTCGGCGGTGATCCCGCGGCCGACGTCCACCGGTACCGATTCGCTGATCCGGCCGTGGGACAGGTCGTAACTCATCCGTATCGGCGTGACCTCGAGGGCTACCGGATTGCTGACGGTCAGCACATCGATCTGCGCGGTTCGATTGCGCCCCAGTGAATCCCACTGCGGATCGGGTTCCCGGGTGCGGATGGTCTGACGCACCAGGGAGGCATCGCGGGAGGAGAAATAGTGTCCTGCCCAGTCGTAGGGCTCGACCGACAACTGGACCCATCCCGCCGGGACGACCAACCCCGGATCACCGGTCCACGGTGGTCCGGCCGCTGGTTCGGAGGTGGCCTGCGCGGGCAGCGGGATGAGCGCGAACAACGCACAGGCGACGGGGACCAGGATGGCGGCGCGCAGTGCGCGCGGCAGCGACACCGGGCGCGCCGCGCCGATCGAGCCCGACCGCCGCGTTCGTGCGACCGCCCACCAGGCGGTTCCGACCGCGACGGTGACGATGGTGGCGACCAGTTGTAGGACGAAGGTCACCGGCTTCGGCTGTATCGCGATCGCGATCGCCACAGCCCCCACGCCCAGGCAGAGACCGAACAGGATCAGCGCGCCGCGGCCCCGGCCGCAGGCGAAGGCCACCGCCGCCGCCGAGAAGATCACCATCGCGAAGCCGTAGGCGAAGCGCCCACCGCCCAGCGCGACCGCCAGCACCCGGTACACCAGCGGACATGCCACCAGCGCGAACACGACCACCTGCCAGTACGTGGTGACCGGTCGCAGCCCGAACAGCAGGATCACCGCGAAGACGACGAACAGCCAGGCCGCGAGGACATCCAGGTTCAGCAGAAAGTAGTAGGGGGTCAAGCGCGGCACCAGCATTCGCTCGACCGACAGCGCGATCACCAGCACGACCAGGCCGACGATCACATCGGTCTGGCGATCCTGGATCAGCGGGCCGCGCCGCGGCCGATGGGCCACGCCGAAGCCGACGAGCGCGGCCAGGATCGGGATGAACACGATGTAGCCGATCGAGCCACCGTCGACGGCCGATTTCCACACGCTGACCCAGGTCTGCCAGAACCCGGCGCCGGTCGCGGCCGCGATGAGCGCCCAGCGCCACGCCGCCGCGCGGGTATTCATCGGGTACTCCGCCGCCATGCCACGATGACGGCGATCAGTACTCCGAGTGCCAGCAGCGCCGCGGCGATCACCAGCACGGTCACCGCGGTCGAGGACAACCCCGAGGAGGTGGAGGTCTTCGAGGTGCTGTGCGGCAGGCTCAATTCCACCGGATCACGCCCGGGCACCGTGAAGATCAGATCGCCGGAGAGATTCGCCCATCCCGACGACTGCGCATCCAGCCACGCCAGCGTCCGATCCAGTTCCGCCGGACCGGAGTCGGAGGTCGCCACCAGCAGTTCGCGCTCATTCTGGTGGAGCGTCTGGATCGAGGCGTACTTCTCGAACGCGTCGACCTTGATCTCGGTGGTGCCACCGTCGGGGTGGGTCAGGCGCACCGTGTTGTTCGTCGACACCGACAGCGGCAGTGTGATGCCGTCCGGTACCCGGCCCTGCCCTGCGATGAGGATCGCCGGATGGGAGGAATCGGTGGCCTCCGACATCGTCACCCACCGTGGATCCAGTCGGGTCGAGGTGAGCCGCTGCTGTGCGGCGATCAGGGTGATCGCGCGCGCGGCGTCGTCGTAGCCGTGGCCGTCGGCGGCGACGTTCACACTCGGCAGCAGCGCCTGCGGCAGCGCCTGGAACCCGAACGGCGGACCGCTCGGTGACGCCTCGCTGGTGACCTGCGATTCCGGGAAGATCGTGAGCGTCAGTGGCAGGTCCAGGCCGCAACCGGCGGTACCGCCGGTGGTCTGCAGTGTCACCGCCACGGTGGTGGTGCGAGCCAGGACATCGTCGGGGATGTCGATCCAGCGCTGGATGCGGCCGGAGCTCTCGGCCGCCCAGCTGGTCACGACCCGGTCGCCGACCATCACGGTGAGCAGCCCGCTCTGGGTCGGCGGCGGCGGGGTGTAGGTGCCGGACAACAGCACCCGGATGTTGTGTGCGTTGCGGCCGAGATGGGTTTGGTCCACACCGAATTCGACCGACACCTGTCCGTGGGAGGTGGCGCTGAGCGTGCCCGCGCCGAGCTGCCCGAGGGTGGTGCTCGCGGGTGCGAGGACCGGCGGCTGGTCGATGGAACCGGCCACCGCGCCGGTATCGACGGCGACCGCGGAGACATCGCTGGTGATCAGCCGCGCCTGGTCGATGAGCGCCTCGCCTTCCCCGGTGACCAGCAGTGCGGGCGGTCCACTCGGCATCGGCGTCAGATTCGTGCCCGCGCTCGGCCCGCGCCGGATGACGACGGTGCGATCGAAGGGGCCGTCCGGCTCGGCCGGCGTGTTCGAATTTCCGGCCAGTGCTTCGGTGACCACGCGGACCGGCTGGGTGCCGTAGTGCGCGACGACGGCGGCATCGAGTTGCAGGGCGGCGTCGATTTCCTGTGCGTCGGGCTGCGCGGGAATCGCGATCCGCAGGCGCTGCAGCAACGGTGGGAGGAAGTCGGCGATGACGGTCGGCAGTTCCGGGGCGCCACTGAATCCGAATCGCAGATTCCGCAGCACCACGCTGTGGTCGTACCAGACGTCCGGGCACAGGCCGTCGCGCGGAAGCAGTGATACGTCGAGGGTGATCGACGCCGCCTGGCGATCGACCGGGATGCCGGTCAGCGGCAATGTCAGCGGTACCGACGTGGCCGGGCCCGCGGGCAGTTCGGCGCGGGCCGAGGTGAGATCACCGGAGCGGGCCTCGATCCAGCCGCGGGCGACATTGGCGGGCATATCGACCTGCAGGCTCAGGGTGGACGGTGTCAGCCCGGGCGGGACGGGGATGGTGAGGGAGCGCTGGTCCTGGGTGCCGCGCAGGGCCACCGTGTCGCCCAGTCCGAGCGCGCGTGAATCCACGACCAGCGGTGTGTCATTCGATGTCGCCGCGGGCGGTTGTGCCACAGCGGATATCGGGATGAAGGTCAGCAGCGCTGCCCCGGCCGCAACGAGATTGAGCAATCGCTTGGCTATAGGCATCGGCGGCCCTCTCGTGGATCAGCGAACGCACACTTTCCGAACACAGGCAGCGGGGACGGGTGGCCGTCGATGCGGTCCCGGTGGCCGGGTTGCCGCAAACCGGACGCATGGGATCCGTCCGACCCGGATGCTACTGGTGGAGTGCTGGTTTCCGGGGCGCAACGCCGTCGATCGCTGGATCCGGAGCCCGGTGAGCGGCCAACGGCGGTCGTTCGGGCGAACGGTACTGCAGGCGGAATGGCAAACTAAGGGTGATTATTGCTGTTGATTAGCTACTGTGCGAGGGGTGGATACGGTAACGATCATCACGCGCCGTGTCTTCGGCGAGCGACCTCGCCGGACCGCACCCTCGGCGCGAGATCGGCGAATGCGACGCCGGCAGCGGGGATGCCGATGAGCGAGGAACCGACGCATCCCGATCCGATGACGGCGGCGCGGACCCGGCCCGCGGGCTCGGTGGCGGCCGCACTCGTCGCGGCCCTGCGGCCGCGCCAGTGGGTGAAGAATCTCCTGGTGCTGGCCGCGCTCGTGCCTGCCGGAAAGAATGTCGTCACCGGTGAGTACATCGTCGACGCGGCGGCTGTCGGCCGGGTCGCGGTGGCTTTCGCGGTCTTCTGCGTGGCCTCATCGGGTATCTATCTGATCGCCGACACGGTCGGCGCGTCATCCGATCGCGCGAATTCCGCTCGCCGCTATCGACCGATCGCGGCAGGACTCGTGCCGGCACCGGTGGCCTGCGTGCTGGGGGCCGTACTACTCGCCGCGGCGGTCCTCGTCTCGCTGGCCGTGTCCTGGCAGCTCGCCTTCGTGACCGCGATGTTCATCGCGATGCAGTTGTCGTACTGGCTCGCGCTGACCGAAGTCGCGGTCATCGACATCTGCCTCGTCGCCGGAGGATTTCTGGTGCGAGCGATCGCGGGCGGCGTCGCGGCCGAGGTTCGGTTGTCGATGTGGTTCCTGTTGGTGACGGCCTCGGGATCGGTTTTCGTCGCCGCGGGAAAACGCTACGCGGAGTTGATGATCGCCCGCGACACCGGTGCTCGGATGCGTGCCTCGCTGCAGTACTACACCCCCACCTATCTGCGCTTCGTGTGGACCATGGCGGCGACGGCTCTGGTCGTCTTCTACAGCCTGTGGGCCTTCGAACCCGCCCGCTCCGACAGCATCTGGTTCGAACTGTCGCTGATCCCGTTCACCATGGCCGTGCTGCGCTACGCCGTATCGATCGACGGGGCGGAGGCAGACGAACCCGAGGAGATCGCCCTGCACAGCGCCCGCCTGCAACTGCTGGCCCTGGTGTGGATCGTGGCGCTGCTCATCGCCGTCTACCACTGACCGGGCGTCGGACCGATCGTCGTCGCGGCGGCGAAGGGGTGAAGCCGGGCAGCGGGGCGATGGGTCTTCGACCGCGCTGCCCGGCTTCGGGGTTGTGACGTGCGCGGTAGCGGCTAGGTCACAATCCGCAGGGGGTGTTCGATCAGGTCTTTCAATTGCGCGAGGAATTGCGCGGCCACCGCGCCGTCGATCGCGCGGTGATCCGCGGACATGGTGACGCGCAGGATCTTCCGGCTCACCACATCGTCACCGTCGAGCCGGAGTTCGTCGGTCGCGGCGCCCACGGCCAGGATGGCGCATTCGGGTGGGTTGATGACGGCGGTGAAATGTTCGATGCCGTACATGCCGAGATTGGAGATGGTGAAGGTACCGCCGCTCATCTCCTCGGCCCGCAGTTTGCGATCGCGTGCCCGCCGCGCCTTGTCCAGGGTCTCGGTGGCGATGGCGGACACCGGTTTGAGATCGGCGTCGCGGATCACGGGAACCAGCAGACCGGCGGGGGTGGCGACCGCGACGCCCAGGTGAATTCCCCGGTGCCGCAACAGGGTGTCCCCGCCGAAGGAGACATTGACGGCCGGGTTCGCCCGCAGGGTGACAGCGACAGCCTTGACGAGCAGATCGTTGACGCTGACCTTGCCCGCCCCCGCCTCGGCCAGCGTCTCGTTGATCCGCGCGCGGAACGCCAGCAGATCGGTCACGTCGATCGCGCTGGTCAGGTAGATGTGCGGCGCGTGTTGTTTGCTCTCGGTGAGCCGTACGGCCGACACTCGCTGAATGCTGGTCAAGGGGATCTCGTCGTAGTCGCCGGCCACCGGGACCGTGGCGGTATCGACGGCCGCCGACACCGGAGTCTCCGGCGTGTGGCTCTCCGGAACACCGGAAACGGTTGCCGTGTGCGCGGTTTCGACGTCGTGACGAGTTACCCGCCCGCCGGGGCCGGTTCCGGTGACAGCGGTGATGTCGACACCGAGCTCGCGAGCGATCTTGCGGGCCAGGGGTGAGGATTTGTGCCGGCCGTCGGGTGCGGTGGCCGCGGGTGCGGCCGGTGACGGCGCCGCGGCCGCGGTGGCTGCCGCACCGGTGGGCGCCGGGGTCGTGTCGGCTCCGCTGCCGTCGCCGACGACGGCGATCGGCTCACCGATGGGAACGCGGGTTCCCACGACGGCGATGATCCGTTCGAGGACCCCGTCGTCGTAGGCCTCGAGTTCCATGAGGGCCTTGTCGGTCTCGATCTCGGCGAGGACTTCGCCGCGGGTGACGGTATCGCCGACCTGTTTGAGCCAGTTCGCGACGACGCCGTCCTCCATGGTGTCGGAGAGCCGGGGCATGGTGATGTCGGGCAAAGGGATTCCTCTCAGCGTCGCTTACCCACGGCCGCAAGGGTTTCCACCGCGGCGGTGTAGAGCGAGTCGACAGACGGCAGCGCCAGCTTCTCCAGTGGTTTGGCGTAGGGCAGCGGCACCTCGGCCATGGCCACGCGGCGCACCGGCGCATCGAGATAGTCGAAGGCGCCGTCGGAGATCGAGGCCGCGATCTCGGCGCCGATACCGTAGGTGAGCCAATCGTCCTCACCGATGACCGCGCACCCGGTCTTGCGCACCGAGCGGATGAGAGTGTCGCGATCGAGCGGACGCAGACTGCGCAGATCGATCACCTCCGCCGAGATGCCCTCGGCCGCGAGTTTCTCCGCGACCTGGGTGCACACGGTGGCCATGCGCGAGTAGCCGATCAGGGTGATGTCGGCACCCGGACGGGTGACAGCGGCCTTGCCGATCTGTGCCGGCGGCAGATCGTGCGGCACTTCACCTTTGGTGTTGTACAGCGACAGGTTCTCCAGGAACAACACCGGATCCTCGTCCTCGATCGCGGCCTCGAGCAGGGCCCGCGCGTCGGCGGGGGTGCTGGGTGCGACGACCTTGAGGCCGGGGACGAAGGCGTAGTACAGCTCGATGTTCTGCGAATGGGTCGCGCCCAGCTGCTGTCCGCCGCCACCGGGGGTGCGGATCACCATCGGCACACTGGTCTGCCCGCCGAACATGCCGTAGATCTTGGCGGCGTGGTTGACGATCTGATCCAGTGCCAGCAGGGAGAAGTTGATCGTCATGATCTCGACGATCGGGCGCAGGCCGAGCATGGCGGCGCCGATGGCCGCCCCCACGAATCCCTCCTCGGCGATCGGGGTGTCGCGCACCCGCTTGTCGCCGAACTCGTCGAGCAGTCCGGCGGTGATCTTGTAGGAGCCCTCGAAGACGCCGATCTCCTCACCGATGAGGACGATGTCGTCGTCGCGCCGCATCTGGTCGCGCAGGGTCTCGCGCAGCGCTTCGCGATAGGTCATGACAGGCACAGGGTGGTCCTCAGGCGGTGAAGAGCGGATCGGCGGGCAGGCGGCGGGAATCGCCGGGCACCGGGGTGGCGTAGTTGTAATCGAACAGGCTCGACGGTTCCGGATGCGGGCTCGCGTCGGCGAACTCCACCGCGGCCGCGACCTCGGCGGTGACCTCCTGTTCGATGACGGCGGCCGAATCCTCGGTCAGGACACCGGCGTCGAGCAGCGCGGCCTGCCAGCGTGTGATCGGGTCGTGCTCCCGCGCCACCGACACCGCTTCGCTGGTGCGGTATTTCGCCGGATCGACCACCGAGTGGCCCTTGAGCCGATGGCTCATCGCTTCCAGCAGCGCCGGTGTGCCCGTGCGGCGCGCGGACTCGATGAGTTCGCTCGCCGCGTCGCGCACGGCCAGCACATCGGTGCCGTCGACGCGTTCGCCGCGCATGCGGTAGGCCGCGGCCCGCTTCCACAGATCCGGCTCGGCGGAGGACTTCTCGACGGTGGTGCCCATACCGGTGCGGTTGTTGACCACCAGGAACACGATCGGCAACTTCCACAGCGCGGCCAGGTTCAGCGATTCGTGGAAGGCGCCGATATTGGTCGTGCCCTCGCCCATCTGGCACACCACGACATCGTCGCCGCCGCGGTAGTCGATGGCCAGCGCGGCGCCGACGGCCAGCGGAACCTGGCCGCCCACGATGGCATAACCACCGAGCAGCCGAGTGTCGGTGTCGTACATGTGCATCGAGCCGCCCCACCCTTTGGAGGTGCCGGTGGTCCGGCCGTACAGTTCGGCCATCACGCGCCCCGGCTCGATTCCCTTGGCCAGCGCGTAACCGTGTTCGCGATAGTTGGTGAACAGGTAGTCGGTGCGTCGCATCGCGGCACCGAGCCCGACCACGGTGGCTTCCTCACCCAGATTGAGGTGGCAGTAGCCGCCGATCTTGGCCTGCTGATAGCTCTGGGCGGTGCGTTCCTCGAACCGGCGTACGAACAGCATGTCCCGGTAGAGACGACGGAGGGTGCCGGGATCCTCGGCGGTGACGCGGGACTGCGACGAGGTGGTGTCGGCGGTCCGGTCGACCAGCAGGTCCGCGTTCGGTGCGGCCTGCGGGGCTTCGTCGGCCGCTGGCCGGGCTTTCGCGCGCCGGCCGGACTTGCGTGGGGCCTGCTGCGGGGTTGCGGTAGTCACGGTGGTGCTCCTCAACGCGTGCGGGGCGGGGTGATGTGGACCGGCAGGCCGAGCCCGGTCAGGGCCGCCTCCATGCCGATCTCACCCAGGGTGGGGTGGGCGTGAATGGTGTCGGCGAGCTCGTCGAGAGTCGCCTCGAGCGATATCGCCAGTGCGCCTTCGGTGATCAGATCGCTGGCCGACGGGCCGATGATGTGCACGCCGAGGACTTCCCGATACCGGGCCCCGGCGACGATCTTGCAGAAGCCCTCGGTGTCGCCGAACGATTTCGCGCGCCCGAGTGCGGCGAACGGGAAAGTGGCGGTGACGATCTCGTGTCCGGCCTGCCGGGCCGCCTGCTCGGTCAGCCCGACGCTCGCGATCTCCGGATGGGTGAACGTCGCCGCGGGGATGACCGTGTAGTCGATGCGCGCGTCGTGCCCGGCGACGACGTCGGCCGCGGTCAGGCCCTGATGGGAGGCCACATGGGCCAGCAGCGCCCGACCGGTGACATCACCGATGGCGTAGACGTGCTCGACGGCGGTCCGCAGCCGATCGTCGACGGGGATGAAACCCCGTGCGTCCGTGTCGATCCCGGCGTGATCCAGATCGAGGTGGGCGGTGTTCGGGCGGCGGCCCACACCGATGAGCACGACGTCGGCATCGATCTCCCGAGGCGAGGTTCCACCCACGTCGACGACCAGTCCATCGCCGGCCCGCGCGATGCCGGTGACCGTGGAGCCGGTCAGGATCGTGATGCCGCGCTTGGCGAAGGAGCGGCCCAGGGCGGCGCCGATCTCCTCGTCCTCCGCCGGGACCAGGCGATCCCGCATCTCGACGACGGTCACCTCGGCGCCGAGGGTGGCGAACAGGCTGGCCCATTCGGCGCCGACCGCACTGCCGCCGATCACGACCAGCCGCCGGGGCACCTCGCTCAGCCCGAAGGCGCCGTCGGAGGTGATGACGCCCGGTAGGTCGGCGCCGGGTACGGGGAGCTGCGCCGGCACCGATCCGGTCGCGATGACGACGTCGGTGGCATCGACCGTGCGGGTCGCGGTGGCGGTCGGCGCGGCGCCGTAGCGCGGTCCGTCCGGGAAGATCGGTGACGGACCCGGCTCGAACACCTCGACGGTGGTCGGGCCGACGAATCGGGCATGCCCCTCGATCACGGTGACGCCGTTGGCTTTCAACAAACCCGCGACACCGTTGGTGAGGTCGCTGACGATGCCGTCCTTGCGTTTGCGCACCGCGGCGAAGTCGAGGCGAACGTTGTCGGCGTGGATTCCGAACTCGGCCGCGGCGGTGACGGTGTGGAATACCTCGGCCGACCGCAACATGGCCTTGGTGGGGATGCAGCCCCAGTTCAGGCAGACCCCGCCCGGGCGTTCCTTTTCCACCAGCCCGACCCGCAGGCCGCGCTGGGCCGCACGGATCGCCGCGACGTAGCCGCCGGGCCCTCCGCCCACGATCAAGAGATCGAATTCCGGCACTTGTGGTGCTCCTCGTCCTGGATAAGTGACCCGAATCCGGTTGTGGTGCGGGCCATCAGGAGTGGAGTCTGCTCGGTGCCGGAGGTCCGGGCAATTCCCCGCAAGCCCAGGAATCGGGGCGCAAAATTGGGCGCTGCGCCCAATTCGGAGCCTCCGCCGAGGTAGTGCCGCGGCTCAGTCGTTCGGGCGGCCGAGGAGTTCGAGCGCGGTCAGTGCGAGGGAAAGTTCCAGCTGGCGGCGCTGTCCCTCCAGTGGCCGGCCGAGAAGAGTGGCGGCGCGCTGGAGCCGGTTGATGACGGTGTTGCGGTGGCAATGCAGCAGCGGCGCGGCATGGGCGGCCGAACCGTTCTCGGCCAGCCAGACCGTCAGGGTGTGCAGCAACATATCTCGCTCTTTCGCCGGCAGCGCCAGAATCGGTCCCAGCAGCCGGCGCACCGACAGCTGCGCGAGGTCGGGCGAGCGCAGCAGCAGGGCTTCCGGATAGCGGTCGTCCAGCGAGATGAGAACGCCTTCGGCGGGCGGCGGCACGGTGTCGAGCGCGAGGGCGGCGAAGGTGTGCGCACTGTCGACCTCGGCCAGTCCGGAGACGGTGGGGGACAGACCGGCGCGGCCGCGCACGAGCGGTTCCAGCACCTGCGCGACCTGCTTCGAGGAGTGCTGCTCGAGAGCGACGATACCGACGGTGGAGTCACCGCGATCGTGCCAGACCGAGCGAATTCCCTTGGCCGCCAACGCGGTCTCGGTGCCCAGTCGCAGGGGGTGGGGATCACCGCGCCCGACGACGACGAGGTAGTCGCCACTCGGCGGGATGTGCAACTCCCGGGCGGCGTACACGGCGAATCTCGCGTCGTGGCCGCGACCGGACAGCAGATCCTCGATCAGGGCGTGGCGGCGGCGCTCGTCGCGGCGGACGCGGTCGAGTTCGGTTCCGCGATAGGAGGTGACCAGCGCCGAGGACATTCCGTCGATCACCGCCCACATCGCCGTGCCGGTTTCCCGGAAGTCGGCGGGGGAGATGGCGCCGGCGCGGTCGAGCAACGCTTCCCAGATGATGCGTCCGCCCAGGCGGAAGGTGCGCAGCATGGCCTCCAGCGGCACGCCTTGCTCGGCGCGCTGCTTACCGATCGCCGCGGCGACATCGTCGTGTTCGGCGCCGGCGCCTTTCGCGCCGAGCAGGTCCAGCACCCGGGTCAGAAAACGCCGGCATCCGTCCTGGAGGTCTGCCCTGGTCACCGCGGAGTAGTCGGTCCACTCCGGATTGTCGGTGAAGACCGCTGCCATCAGCCTCTCGGTCAACGCGGGAATGTCGCCGCGACAGGC
The genomic region above belongs to Nocardia spumae and contains:
- a CDS encoding PucR family transcriptional regulator; the protein is MTNANELAAACRGDIPALTERLMAAVFTDNPEWTDYSAVTRADLQDGCRRFLTRVLDLLGAKGAGAEHDDVAAAIGKQRAEQGVPLEAMLRTFRLGGRIIWEALLDRAGAISPADFRETGTAMWAVIDGMSSALVTSYRGTELDRVRRDERRRHALIEDLLSGRGHDARFAVYAARELHIPPSGDYLVVVGRGDPHPLRLGTETALAAKGIRSVWHDRGDSTVGIVALEQHSSKQVAQVLEPLVRGRAGLSPTVSGLAEVDSAHTFAALALDTVPPPAEGVLISLDDRYPEALLLRSPDLAQLSVRRLLGPILALPAKERDMLLHTLTVWLAENGSAAHAAPLLHCHRNTVINRLQRAATLLGRPLEGQRRQLELSLALTALELLGRPND